From the genome of Terriglobales bacterium:
AACCTGTTTTGTTTACTTGGGTGCGGGCTGGGACTCCGGCTGGCCCTCGCGGCCCATCCTGTGCTGGCCCCGATGCTCGCGCATCTTGTTGCCCACCTGGGCGTGCTCGTCGATGATCTTCTGCATCTCGACGCGCTGCTCCGGGGTCAGGGTCTTGTTGAAGTCCTGGCCCGCGGTCACCAGTTGGCTGATCATCGCGTTGTGCCGCTCCTGGATGGCCGAGACGCGCTTCTGGATCTCCGCCTGGTTGGGGTTGTCTTTGAAGATCTCCCGCGCCAGGGCCTGGCGGTCATCGCGTCCGGCATCGAAGTCGCCCTTCAGCCTCTCGTGCCGCGCGCCGACGATGTCGCGCATCTGTTTGGACTGCTCCGGCGTCAGCTTCAGCCGGGCTTCCAGCTGTGCCATCTTCCATTCGCCGAACATCCCCATGTGGCCCATGTGTCCGGCTCGGCCTGCAAACTTGGCGAAGGCCAGCGACCCGCTGCCTAGCACCAGCAGCGCCGCTGCCGCGATTGCTATCCACTTCTTGGTCATGATTTTCCCCTTTGTCCTACGATTCCCAATCCCTCACTGGTAGAAACGCGATCTGGGCCAAAGAGTTTCGCCCGGGACAGGTTTCTTTTGAGGATTTTGTGTTTCCGTGGGGTGGCGACTACCCTCTTCCGGGGCCTCGGATGTTGAGCCGCCTTGCAGACGTGAGCGACGCGAAGCCGAGCGGGAGCCTGCAGGCGAAATCCTGAGCGCAGCGAAGGACCTGTTCCATGTTGCCCTTTAAGCTGATTTACAGCGACGGCTACTACCTGCCCCTGGGCGCGCACGTCTTCCCGGCGGAGAAGTACCGACTCATCCACCAGCGGCTGCTGGAGACGGGCCTGGCCGTCCCGGAGGACTTCCTAGAGCCCCAGCCCGCCTCGGACGACGACATCCTGCTGGTGCACACCGCCGACTACGTCCGCAAGCTCCGCACCGGCACCCTCTCCGACGAGGAAGAATTGCTGCTCGAGGTCCCCTACTCGCCGGAGCTGGTGCGCGCCTTCTGGCTGGCCGCGGGCGGCTCCATCCTGGCCGCCGAGTGCGCGATGCGCGACGGCGTGGGCTTTAACCTGGGTGGCGGCTTCCACCACGCTTTCCCCAATCACGGCGAGGGCTTCTGCATGATCCACGACGTGGCCGTGGCCATCCGCCACCTGCAGAAGGAGAAGAAGATCGCGCGCGCCATGACCGTGGACTGCGACGTCCACCACGGCAACGGCACCGCCGCCATCTTCGCCCAGCCCGCCGGGGAGCCCGCCGCGCTGCCTTCGTTCTCGCCCGCCACCCTGGGCACGCATCAGCGTCCGCAAGCGGCCGTGGGAGACGTTTTCACCATCTCCTTGCACCAGGCGAAGAACTACCCGGCGTGGAAGCCGCCCTC
Proteins encoded in this window:
- a CDS encoding histone deacetylase, with the translated sequence MLPFKLIYSDGYYLPLGAHVFPAEKYRLIHQRLLETGLAVPEDFLEPQPASDDDILLVHTADYVRKLRTGTLSDEEELLLEVPYSPELVRAFWLAAGGSILAAECAMRDGVGFNLGGGFHHAFPNHGEGFCMIHDVAVAIRHLQKEKKIARAMTVDCDVHHGNGTAAIFAQPAGEPAALPSFSPATLGTHQRPQAAVGDVFTISLHQAKNYPAWKPPSSIDVHLPDGTGDSDYLAWLDNALSSGLRQFQPDLLCYLAGADPYREDQLGGLALTLDGLKQRDALIFSAARARGLPVMVTYAGGYARRVEDTVTIHCNTVAAAKEAFAA
- a CDS encoding periplasmic heavy metal sensor, giving the protein MTKKWIAIAAAALLVLGSGSLAFAKFAGRAGHMGHMGMFGEWKMAQLEARLKLTPEQSKQMRDIVGARHERLKGDFDAGRDDRQALAREIFKDNPNQAEIQKRVSAIQERHNAMISQLVTAGQDFNKTLTPEQRVEMQKIIDEHAQVGNKMREHRGQHRMGREGQPESQPAPK